In Carassius carassius chromosome 7, fCarCar2.1, whole genome shotgun sequence, one genomic interval encodes:
- the mogs gene encoding mannosyl-oligosaccharide glucosidase isoform X2: MVYQTQERRKKHQLPHTRRRRRKLTLGRRVVTMHPSPRVLDANSSSPAVSPERYWGTYRPQVYFGMKTRSPRSVVTGLMWMRQFAEMDGNLRHTCEQGDHLLGYGWLMHDGVSFGVQEVHDREFTLTTEFVKRMGGDHGGDWTWRITAKQHSTASSAPVISLMFYAATDVQGSLQAHVEEKNRLSSVTGTSEDLGNFKITFGKPTAGEGASGKYARYNYLQTKSPGLDKLTDIVKNSLNHKFTFSPSKGEKRSYFAVDSYKVTNHQNQQKDPKMESDFVVHQVTVQTPIQIEVLFESGSFRERPNQLVGSVLTDELEKCKVAFDEKFERSFGLQAKGFTSSQIKFAKAALSNMLGGMGYFLGQSVVQSAYNEHPVLYPEGPLFTAVPSRSFFPRGFLWDEGFHQLLVSKWDTSLTQEVIAHWLDLINVEGWIPREQILDDEARSKVPSEFIVQHNENANPPTLFLALQELLEQLDAQPGLSSSQTMVPFLRRLYPRLQIWFEWFNSTQAGPIANSYRWRGRDKDTNLFLNPKTLTSGLDDYPRASHPSADERHVDLYCWMTLASGIMANVARILGEPHQVYENNHRALSNNDLLNKLHWSDNLHAFSDYGNHTQAVSLQQEKVFVPPGQPRNQFPVARLVRSVRKAPKLQYVNALGYVSLFPFLLHILTPDSPKIDHILRDIQDPDRLWTPYGLRSLARSDPLYMKRNTEHDAPYWRGAIWININYLAVRALHHYGSTEGPYKEKAATLYQELRTNLINNVYKQYVDTGYIWEQYSDSTGRGQGSHPFTGWSALTVLIMAEKY, from the exons ATGGTTTACCAAACCCAAGAAAGGAGGAAAAAACACCAACTCCCCCACacaaggagaagaagaagaaaactgaCATTGGGAAG GAGGGTTGTGACCATGCACCCCTCTCCACGGGTCTTGGATGCTAATAGTTCAAGTCCTGCTGTGTCTCCTGAAAGATATTGGGGTACCTATCGGCCCCAGGTGTACTTTGGGATGAAAACAAGAAGTCCCAGATCTGTTGTGACAG GTTTAATGTGGATGCGTCAGTTTGCTGAAATGGATGGAAATCTTAGGCACACTTGTGAACAAGGGGACCATTTGCTGGGCTACGGCTGGCTTATGCATGACGGAGTCTCTTTTGGAGTCCAGGAGGTCCACGACCGCGAATTCACCCTGACCACAGAGTTTGTGAAGCGTATGGGTGGAGATCATGGTGGAGACTGGACTTGGAGGATTACTGCAAAACAACAT AGTACTGCTTCCTCAGCTCCTGTGATCTCGCTGATGTTCTACGCTGCTACAGATGTTCAAGGTTCCTTGCAGGCCCATGTAGAAGAGAAAAATCGCTTGAGTTCTGTGACTGGAACATCTGAGGATCTTGGCAACTTCAAGATTACGTTTGGCAAACCCACTGCAGGGGAAGGTGCTAGTGGCAAATATGCCAG ATATAATTACTTGCAAACTAAGAGCCCTGGTCTTGATAAGCTAACCGATATAGTGAAGAACAGCCTAAATCACAAGTTTACTTTCAGTCCTTCCAAAGGTGAAAAAAGATCATATTTTGCCGTGGATTCTTACAAAGTCACTAACCACCAGAACCAACAGAAAGATCCCAAGATGGAGAGTGATTTTGTGGTGCATCAAGTAACTGTACAAACCCCTATCCAGATTGAAGTTTTGTTTGAATCCGGGAGCTTCCGGGAACGACCGAATCAGCTTGTTGGCTCAGTTCTCACAGACGAGCTGGAGAAGTGTAAGGTGGCATTTGATGAGAAGTTTGAGAGGTCATTTGGTCTCCAAGCTAAAGGGTTCACATCTTCACAGATCAAATTTGCTAAGGCAGCTTTAAGCAACATGCTTGGTGGCATGGGATATTTCTTGGGACAGTCGGTTGTCCAGTCAGCTTACAACGAGCACCCTGTGCTTTACCCTGAGGGTCCGCTGTTTACAGCAGTACCATCTCGCTCTTTCTTTCCAAGGGGCTTTCTTTGGGACGAAGGATTTCATCAGCTTCTCGTCAGCAAATGGGACACTTCGTTAACACAGGAGGTCATTGCGCACTGGCTTGATCTTATCAATGTAGAGGGCTGGATTCCACGCGAACAAATCTTGGATGATGAAGCTCGTAGCAAAGTACCATCTGAGTTTATCGTGCAGCACAACGAAAATGCTAACCCACCCACGCTCTTCCTGGCCTTACAGGAGTTACTGGAACAGCTGGATGCTCAACCAGGGTTGTCGTCCTCTCAAACCATGGTTCCTTTCCTGAGAAGGTTGTACCCAAGACTGCAGATTTGGTTTGAGTGGTTTAACAGCACACAAGCTGGACCAATTGCCAACTCCTACCGCTGGCGAGGCCGGGACAAAGACACCAACCTTTTCCTAAATCCCAAGACCTTGACCTCTGGCCTGGACGACTACCCACGGGCTTCCCACCCATCTGCTGATGAGAGGCATGTGGACTTGTATTGCTGGATGACCCTGGCCTCTGGCATCATGGCAAATGTGGCACGAATACTTGGGGAACCCCACCAGGTGTATGAAAACAACCATCGTGCTCTCAGCAATAATGATCTATTAAACAAACTGCATTGGTCTGATAATCTGCATGCATTCAGTGATTATGGAAATCACACTCAGGCGGTCTCACTTCAGCAGGAAAAAGTGTTCGTGCCTCCTGGACAACCACGGAACCAGTTCCCAGTCGCACGGTTGGTTCGCTCTGTTCGTAAAGCCCCTAAGCTGCAGTATGTGAATGCATTAGGCTATGTTAGCCTTTTTCCGTTCTTGCTACATATTCTGACACCAGACTCGCCAAAAATTGATCATATTTTGCGGGACATTCAAGATCCTGATCGCCTTTGGACACCCTATGGCCTGCGCTCACTCGCACGCTCAGATCCCCTCTACATGAAGAGGAACACAGAACATGATGCCCCCTACTGGCGAGGAGCAATCTGGATCAACATCAACTACCTGGCAGTTAGAGCACTGCATCACTATGGCAGCACAGAAGGGCCATACAAAGAGAAGGCAGCTACCCTATATCAAGAGCTCAGGACTAACCTCATCAATAATGTTTACAAGCAGTATGTGGACACTGGATACATCTGGGAACAGTACAGCGATAGCACTGGAAGGGGGCAGGGTAGCCACCCCTTTACTGGCTGGTCGGCTCTGACAGTACTGATAATGGCTGAAAAGTATTGA
- the mogs gene encoding mannosyl-oligosaccharide glucosidase isoform X1 → MGRRRKRVATGDGLPNPRKEEKTPTPPHKEKKKKTDIGKVFINISIGLCIFSLIWFFYALYMRSSLARRVVTMHPSPRVLDANSSSPAVSPERYWGTYRPQVYFGMKTRSPRSVVTGLMWMRQFAEMDGNLRHTCEQGDHLLGYGWLMHDGVSFGVQEVHDREFTLTTEFVKRMGGDHGGDWTWRITAKQHSTASSAPVISLMFYAATDVQGSLQAHVEEKNRLSSVTGTSEDLGNFKITFGKPTAGEGASGKYARYNYLQTKSPGLDKLTDIVKNSLNHKFTFSPSKGEKRSYFAVDSYKVTNHQNQQKDPKMESDFVVHQVTVQTPIQIEVLFESGSFRERPNQLVGSVLTDELEKCKVAFDEKFERSFGLQAKGFTSSQIKFAKAALSNMLGGMGYFLGQSVVQSAYNEHPVLYPEGPLFTAVPSRSFFPRGFLWDEGFHQLLVSKWDTSLTQEVIAHWLDLINVEGWIPREQILDDEARSKVPSEFIVQHNENANPPTLFLALQELLEQLDAQPGLSSSQTMVPFLRRLYPRLQIWFEWFNSTQAGPIANSYRWRGRDKDTNLFLNPKTLTSGLDDYPRASHPSADERHVDLYCWMTLASGIMANVARILGEPHQVYENNHRALSNNDLLNKLHWSDNLHAFSDYGNHTQAVSLQQEKVFVPPGQPRNQFPVARLVRSVRKAPKLQYVNALGYVSLFPFLLHILTPDSPKIDHILRDIQDPDRLWTPYGLRSLARSDPLYMKRNTEHDAPYWRGAIWININYLAVRALHHYGSTEGPYKEKAATLYQELRTNLINNVYKQYVDTGYIWEQYSDSTGRGQGSHPFTGWSALTVLIMAEKY, encoded by the exons ATGGGTAGGCGAAGGAAGAGGGTTGCAACAGGTGATGGTTTACCAAACCCAAGAAAGGAGGAAAAAACACCAACTCCCCCACacaaggagaagaagaagaaaactgaCATTGGGAAGGTGTTTATCAATATATCTATCGGTTTGTGTATCTTCAGTCTTATCTGGTTCTTCTATGCCCTTTATATGCGCTCATCCTTGGCCAGGAGGGTTGTGACCATGCACCCCTCTCCACGGGTCTTGGATGCTAATAGTTCAAGTCCTGCTGTGTCTCCTGAAAGATATTGGGGTACCTATCGGCCCCAGGTGTACTTTGGGATGAAAACAAGAAGTCCCAGATCTGTTGTGACAG GTTTAATGTGGATGCGTCAGTTTGCTGAAATGGATGGAAATCTTAGGCACACTTGTGAACAAGGGGACCATTTGCTGGGCTACGGCTGGCTTATGCATGACGGAGTCTCTTTTGGAGTCCAGGAGGTCCACGACCGCGAATTCACCCTGACCACAGAGTTTGTGAAGCGTATGGGTGGAGATCATGGTGGAGACTGGACTTGGAGGATTACTGCAAAACAACAT AGTACTGCTTCCTCAGCTCCTGTGATCTCGCTGATGTTCTACGCTGCTACAGATGTTCAAGGTTCCTTGCAGGCCCATGTAGAAGAGAAAAATCGCTTGAGTTCTGTGACTGGAACATCTGAGGATCTTGGCAACTTCAAGATTACGTTTGGCAAACCCACTGCAGGGGAAGGTGCTAGTGGCAAATATGCCAG ATATAATTACTTGCAAACTAAGAGCCCTGGTCTTGATAAGCTAACCGATATAGTGAAGAACAGCCTAAATCACAAGTTTACTTTCAGTCCTTCCAAAGGTGAAAAAAGATCATATTTTGCCGTGGATTCTTACAAAGTCACTAACCACCAGAACCAACAGAAAGATCCCAAGATGGAGAGTGATTTTGTGGTGCATCAAGTAACTGTACAAACCCCTATCCAGATTGAAGTTTTGTTTGAATCCGGGAGCTTCCGGGAACGACCGAATCAGCTTGTTGGCTCAGTTCTCACAGACGAGCTGGAGAAGTGTAAGGTGGCATTTGATGAGAAGTTTGAGAGGTCATTTGGTCTCCAAGCTAAAGGGTTCACATCTTCACAGATCAAATTTGCTAAGGCAGCTTTAAGCAACATGCTTGGTGGCATGGGATATTTCTTGGGACAGTCGGTTGTCCAGTCAGCTTACAACGAGCACCCTGTGCTTTACCCTGAGGGTCCGCTGTTTACAGCAGTACCATCTCGCTCTTTCTTTCCAAGGGGCTTTCTTTGGGACGAAGGATTTCATCAGCTTCTCGTCAGCAAATGGGACACTTCGTTAACACAGGAGGTCATTGCGCACTGGCTTGATCTTATCAATGTAGAGGGCTGGATTCCACGCGAACAAATCTTGGATGATGAAGCTCGTAGCAAAGTACCATCTGAGTTTATCGTGCAGCACAACGAAAATGCTAACCCACCCACGCTCTTCCTGGCCTTACAGGAGTTACTGGAACAGCTGGATGCTCAACCAGGGTTGTCGTCCTCTCAAACCATGGTTCCTTTCCTGAGAAGGTTGTACCCAAGACTGCAGATTTGGTTTGAGTGGTTTAACAGCACACAAGCTGGACCAATTGCCAACTCCTACCGCTGGCGAGGCCGGGACAAAGACACCAACCTTTTCCTAAATCCCAAGACCTTGACCTCTGGCCTGGACGACTACCCACGGGCTTCCCACCCATCTGCTGATGAGAGGCATGTGGACTTGTATTGCTGGATGACCCTGGCCTCTGGCATCATGGCAAATGTGGCACGAATACTTGGGGAACCCCACCAGGTGTATGAAAACAACCATCGTGCTCTCAGCAATAATGATCTATTAAACAAACTGCATTGGTCTGATAATCTGCATGCATTCAGTGATTATGGAAATCACACTCAGGCGGTCTCACTTCAGCAGGAAAAAGTGTTCGTGCCTCCTGGACAACCACGGAACCAGTTCCCAGTCGCACGGTTGGTTCGCTCTGTTCGTAAAGCCCCTAAGCTGCAGTATGTGAATGCATTAGGCTATGTTAGCCTTTTTCCGTTCTTGCTACATATTCTGACACCAGACTCGCCAAAAATTGATCATATTTTGCGGGACATTCAAGATCCTGATCGCCTTTGGACACCCTATGGCCTGCGCTCACTCGCACGCTCAGATCCCCTCTACATGAAGAGGAACACAGAACATGATGCCCCCTACTGGCGAGGAGCAATCTGGATCAACATCAACTACCTGGCAGTTAGAGCACTGCATCACTATGGCAGCACAGAAGGGCCATACAAAGAGAAGGCAGCTACCCTATATCAAGAGCTCAGGACTAACCTCATCAATAATGTTTACAAGCAGTATGTGGACACTGGATACATCTGGGAACAGTACAGCGATAGCACTGGAAGGGGGCAGGGTAGCCACCCCTTTACTGGCTGGTCGGCTCTGACAGTACTGATAATGGCTGAAAAGTATTGA
- the LOC132143881 gene encoding early growth response protein 1-A, with protein MLNNMDLNSQDSFYSQFENCNSSATGMETHGSKDNQDVFMDSRRTAPAQFAHGAPITPKTEPTSTDQYNSCQGPKESYATSLAYSGSFYVETSQGTPCSTETLLNMITEIVGISTTPVSDAHQCSDGTMNASRSSFGDEGVQTQASTCTTPPLYSPGQPGHSYPDSQTAMQAQDSAVAHLNFASSAQDAEPLSESATFPVVIKNEFESSCYEWGTFNKSYLDAGFQSEPFSMSNSFQTDQQQVDVKELLDSYSPICTNPEIEFKVESTLKQEQCFGDTCTQGFSAPIFNYSTPVMDIPPSSLLKPTIFPNIELQSSCDTTYSTSTIDSVLYSSLLPESFSQTYTRSQKPNRARKSPASSTGPAKEKPFTCPMETCDRRFSRSDELNRHIRIHTGHKPFQCRICLRSFSRSDHLTTHTRTHTGEKPFSCDVCGKRFARSDERKRHGRMHLKQKEKMELKPQVVNAWPFTLPEAI; from the exons ATGCTTAACAACATGGATTTGAACTCTCAAGATTCTTTCTACTCCCAGTTTGAAAACTGTAACAGTTCTGCGACAGGGATGGAAACTCACGGCTCTAAAGACAACCAGGATGTTTTCATGGATTCTAGGAGGACAGCACCTGCCCAGTTTGCACACG GGGCGCCTATTACCCCCAAAACGGAGCCCACGAGTACAGATCAGTATAACTCCTGTCAGGGTCCTAAAGAAAGTTACGCAACCTCCCTAGCTTACTCAGGCAGCTTCTATGTGGAAACATCTCAAGGAACACCTTGCAGCACGGAAACACTGCTTAACATGATCACCGAAATCGTTGGCATCTCAACTACCCCTGTGTCGGATGCGCATCAGTGTTCAGACGGAACGATGAACGCAAGCCGTAGCAGTTTCGGCGACGAGGGGGTCCAGACGCAGGCCTCCACCTGCACCACCCCTCCGCTGTATTCCCCGGGACAGCCAGGCCACAGCTACCCGGACTCCCAGACCGCCATGCAGGCCCAAGACTCTGCTGTGGCGCATTTAAACTTTGCCTCCTCAGCGCAAGATGCGGAGCCGCTGTCTGAGAGCGCGACGTTCCCGGTGGTTATCAAAAATGAATTCGAGAGCAGCTGCTACGAGTGGGGGACCTTCAATAAATCGTACTTGGATGCAGGCTTCCAGTCAGAGCCTTTCTCCATGTCGAATAGTTTTCAAACTGATCAACAACAGGTGGACGTGAAAGAACTTTTAGACTCTTATTCTCCTATTTGCACAAACCCAGAGATTGAATTCAAAGTGGAGAGTACCCTTAAACAGGAGCAGTGCTTTGGAGATACTTGCACACAGGGCTTCAGCGCTCCCATCTTTAACTACTCCACTCCAGTTATGGATATCCCACCCAGCAGTCTTTTAAAACCGACCATTTTTCCAAATATTGAACTCCAGTCAAGTTGCGACACAACCTACTCGACTTCCACAATAGACTCGGTACTGTATTCATCGTTATTGCCGGAGTCTTTCAGTCAAACTTATACACGGTCTCAGAAGCCAAATCGTGCAAGAAAGAGCCCTGCTTCCTCTACTGGACCGGCCAAGGAGAAACCCTTCACGTGTCCGATGGAGACCTGCGACCGGCGCTTCTCACGTTCGGATGAGCTCAACAGGCACATCCGCATCCACACGGGACACAAACCTTTCCAGTGCCGCATCTGTTTGCGGAGCTTCAGCAGAAGCGACCATCTGACCACGCACACCCGCACTCACACCGGCGAGAAACCCTTTTCTTGCGACGTGTGCGGCAAACGCTTTGCCAGGAGCGACGAAAGGAAACGGCACGGTCGGATGCATCtcaaacagaaagaaaagatGGAGTTGAAGCCACAAGTTGTCAACGCGTGGCCGTTCACTCTGCCCGAGGCCATTTAA